Sequence from the Janthinobacterium lividum genome:
GCGCGATGTCCGCCGTGGCGGGCGCAAGCGCCTCGGGGCGGTAGTCGAAATCCACGTCCTGCGGGCCCACGGGAATGACCCAGGGCAGCGGCGCGGCCGGCGCCATGCCGTGCGCGTCGAGCAGCACGGCCGTCGACGGGTCGAGGCGGAAGATGTGCGCCTGGGGCAGCGCGGCGCCGATTTCCTGCGCAAACTGGCGGTAGGTAATCGGGAACATCGCGTGGTTGTACCAGGACCAGTCTTCCTGCACGAACTGGCAGGAGCTGGGCACGATGTAACGGGGCGCCAGCGCGCGCAGCTGCGGCACCCAGTCGTCCGGCAGGTCGACCGGGCCAGGCTGCGCCTGCGACGGCGCGATGACGGCGATCTCGCGCATGGTCTGGAATGGCCATAGCACCATGTCCCATGGCGCAAAGGCGGCCAACTGCGCCAGCGTCTCCGGGCCGATCCAGGAATCGACGACATTGAGCACATTCAGCCCGGCCGCGCGCACCTGGAACAGTGAATCGACATCGTCGTCCAGCGCGCGGCGCGGGATCACTTCGATCGTGCCCACCCGCACCGGCACGTCGACGTGCAGCCGCTGCACGTGGGTAAAACCCAGCGCGCGCAGCATCGCGAACAGTTCATCGAAGACGCAGTACAGGTAGATGGGCGTGGCGCGGTCCAGCACATCGAGGCTGTCGAGCGAACAGTGGTCGTCGTGGAAGTGCGAGATGAAGACGGCATCCCAGCGCAGCCGGCACACGGCGTCAAGGTCGAAGCGCACGGGCGGAAACGCGTGGCAGTTGCGGCTGAACGGGTTTTCGACGATGGGATCGAAGGCGATGGCCGTGCCTTCGCATTCGAAGACATAGCCGGCGTGCAGGATGCGGGAGATTTTCAGGGGCATGGATAAGCTAAATAAACCCAACGGCAAATTCCGGGGTCAGACCCGCCGGGTCTGACCCCAGCTCTTGCTTTTTGGGGGAAAACAAGCACTAACTTGATGGGAAATGTTTAATACGGATTATTCAGCACATCCATCGCGAAATACGTAAAGATCATGTCCGCGCCCGCGCGCTTGATGGCGCCCAGGGTTTCCTGCACCACGCGGCGCTCGTCGATGGCACCCGCCTCGGCGGCGAACTTGATCATCGCGTACTCGCCGCTGACCTGGTAGGCGCCGATCGGCAAACGCGTCACTTCGCGCAAGTCGCGGATGATGTCCAGATACGCCCCGGCCGGTTTCACCATCAGCGCGTCGGCGCCTTCGGCTTCGTCGATCAAGGACTCGCGCACCGCTTCGCGGCGGTTCATCGGGTCCATCTGGTACGTCTTGCGGTCGCCCTTGAGGGTGCTGCCGGCCGCATCGCGGAACGGGCCGTACAGGCCGGAGGCGAACTTGGTCGAATACGCCATCACGGGCGTGTCGTGGAAACCGGCCGCGTCAAGCGCGCTGCGGATCGCCGCCACCTGGCCATCCATGGCAGCCGATGGGGCGATGATGTCGGCGCCCGCCTGGGCCGCGATGACGGCCTGCTTGCCCAAATTCAGTACCGTGCTGTCATTGTCGACCGTGTCGCCATGCAGGATGCCGCAATGGCCATGGTCCGTGTATTCGCAGAAGCAGGTGTCGGACATGACCACCATTTCCGGCACGGCATCCTTGATGATGCGCGACATGCGGGCCACCAGGCCGTCCGGATTCAGGGTGTCCGTGCCGTGGCTATCCTTGTGGTGCGAAATGCCGAAGGTCATGACCGAGCGCAGGCCGGCGCGCGCGTAGCGCTCCACTTCCTGCGCCAGCTTCGCTTCGGGAATGCGGCGCACGCCGGGCATGGACTTGATGTCGATGAAATCGCTGCTGCCTTCGTCGACGAAGATCGGCAGGACCAGGTCGCGCGGATTGATCTCGGTTTCGCGGAACAGCTCGCGCAGTTGCGGGGTCGCGCGCAGGCGGCGCATGCGCGAAGTGGGGAATTGTGCTGGCATGGGGTGACTGGCTTCAGGTTAACAACGCCGATCAGTATACGCCGATCACGCCGATTGCGCCGGGCTGCCCGGCAAAAAAGCCGCGCAGGTCAAGAAACCCCGCCCTGCGCCGTCATTGCGCGTGCAGCAGGGCCGCCACTTGCCAGCGCATGTCGGCCGCCAGCTGCACCAGCATGGCGCCGCGGCGGCGCGCGTCCGCGCGCTTTTTCGACGGCACCAGCTCCAGCTCCGGCATCCGGCATGGGCCGCATGGCAGGCGGTAATTGCCATCGCCGGTGGGCAGCGCGTGCAGTTCCCGCCACGCCTGGTCGTAGTCGCACGAGATATGGCGGCGCCGGCGCCAGTTCAGCGCGATGCGGTTGGCGTTGCTGACCAGGTCCAGGTGGCCGCAGCCGAAAAAGTCGCCCAGGTCGCGCAAGGCGGCCACCATCAGGTTTTTCGGCCGGCAGCCGTGCAGCGCCCGCGTGGCCTCTTTTACCGCCTGCGCGCCGGCGGGCGAGCGCAAGCCCTGCAAGGCGCCCAGCTGGATGACGGCGCCGCCAGGCTGGGGCCGGAACAGGAAACTGGCCAGGTACAGCGGAACGCCATCGCGCGTCAGGCGCAGGCACAGCTCCCCTTCGCGGTGGCTGTCGTGGATGGCCGTCAGCTGCAAGCGGTAGCTGGCGCCATCCTTGCCCTCGATGGCGGCCAGCACCAGCGCGCGGCGCGCCGCGTATTCCACCAGCGGCCGCGCGCCCGCCTGCCACAGGAAGCGGTAATGCCCGCACAGCAGCTCCACCCTCGCCGCGCAGCACAACTGGCGGCTGGCGTAGGGACGATAAATCTTGTACAGCAGGCTGGGATGGGCTTGCGCCAGCGCCGCCAGGCCAGGCGTGCCGGCGATGAACGCTTGCCAGCGCGCGCGCTGCAGGGGAAAGACGATGGCGCCCAGCGCGGCCTTGATACGGTGGCCATGCTGGCGCAGTGGCGCCTGTTGCGGCGCGGCGTTGTCGCCGGTGGCGGTAAAAGTATGCATGAAAACAGCTCTGCGACGGGTCGGGACTGGCAAGCCGCGGCAGGCCGCGGGCAGCCCGGAACAGGCGGCTGCGCGCACGCAGCCGCTCTACGCCGGGTAGAACGGATGATAGGGGGAGGCGAAAATGAAGGGGGTTACAAGTTGGTAATGTCGACTTGGAGTATGGCGCACAAGCACATTACGGCAGGGAGCCGACGGCAGGTTCCCTAAGGTCG
This genomic interval carries:
- a CDS encoding MBL fold metallo-hydrolase, yielding MPLKISRILHAGYVFECEGTAIAFDPIVENPFSRNCHAFPPVRFDLDAVCRLRWDAVFISHFHDDHCSLDSLDVLDRATPIYLYCVFDELFAMLRALGFTHVQRLHVDVPVRVGTIEVIPRRALDDDVDSLFQVRAAGLNVLNVVDSWIGPETLAQLAAFAPWDMVLWPFQTMREIAVIAPSQAQPGPVDLPDDWVPQLRALAPRYIVPSSCQFVQEDWSWYNHAMFPITYRQFAQEIGAALPQAHIFRLDPSTAVLLDAHGMAPAAPLPWVIPVGPQDVDFDYRPEALAPATADIARHFAPLTDADAVLVLDFCRNGLLERYRDMELPDDSYFQAPRVWRLSLYGHDGAATVLHYRTHGDLIDLVPDTGEAPGWTTEVPLVKCHAALVLGESLTSMYMRINDGPFDAATREELMEADIVDDPLIRCLFNDAIGAYQAAQLKRLLAR
- the hemB gene encoding porphobilinogen synthase translates to MPAQFPTSRMRRLRATPQLRELFRETEINPRDLVLPIFVDEGSSDFIDIKSMPGVRRIPEAKLAQEVERYARAGLRSVMTFGISHHKDSHGTDTLNPDGLVARMSRIIKDAVPEMVVMSDTCFCEYTDHGHCGILHGDTVDNDSTVLNLGKQAVIAAQAGADIIAPSAAMDGQVAAIRSALDAAGFHDTPVMAYSTKFASGLYGPFRDAAGSTLKGDRKTYQMDPMNRREAVRESLIDEAEGADALMVKPAGAYLDIIRDLREVTRLPIGAYQVSGEYAMIKFAAEAGAIDERRVVQETLGAIKRAGADMIFTYFAMDVLNNPY
- a CDS encoding VirK/YbjX family protein; its protein translation is MHTFTATGDNAAPQQAPLRQHGHRIKAALGAIVFPLQRARWQAFIAGTPGLAALAQAHPSLLYKIYRPYASRQLCCAARVELLCGHYRFLWQAGARPLVEYAARRALVLAAIEGKDGASYRLQLTAIHDSHREGELCLRLTRDGVPLYLASFLFRPQPGGAVIQLGALQGLRSPAGAQAVKEATRALHGCRPKNLMVAALRDLGDFFGCGHLDLVSNANRIALNWRRRRHISCDYDQAWRELHALPTGDGNYRLPCGPCRMPELELVPSKKRADARRRGAMLVQLAADMRWQVAALLHAQ